The Tistrella mobilis genome window below encodes:
- the tatA gene encoding twin-arginine translocase TatA/TatE family subunit, whose protein sequence is MSIGIWQIVLILVLVLILFGAGKLPRVMGDVAKGIKSFKAGMKDEETENNSSPSQDPKVLNKPQDARMADEIRRDEVGGPKA, encoded by the coding sequence ATGAGCATCGGTATTTGGCAGATTGTCCTGATCCTGGTTCTGGTCCTGATCCTGTTCGGGGCGGGCAAGCTGCCGCGGGTGATGGGCGACGTCGCCAAGGGCATCAAGAGCTTCAAGGCCGGCATGAAGGACGAAGAGACCGAGAACAACAGCTCGCCGTCTCAGGATCCGAAGGTGCTGAACAAGCCGCAGGATGCGCGCATGGCGGACGAGATTCGCCGTGATGAGGTCGGCGGCCCGAAGGCCTGA
- the tatB gene encoding Sec-independent protein translocase protein TatB, with amino-acid sequence MFDIGWAELALVFVVALIVIGPKDLPVALRAAGVWIGRLRRMAREFQSSVDEVLRESELKELRDRAEKASRFDMGEATRRAIDPDGALERATSPVSLEDDAPAARAAAADAPATAPAASASPASQTPPPAVPAPTDATPAAPVGAKPATPATAPAAPAATPDDATTPKA; translated from the coding sequence ATGTTCGACATCGGCTGGGCGGAACTCGCCCTGGTGTTCGTCGTTGCCCTGATCGTGATCGGCCCCAAGGATCTGCCTGTCGCATTGCGTGCGGCCGGCGTCTGGATAGGGCGGCTGCGGCGCATGGCGCGCGAATTCCAGTCGAGCGTTGATGAGGTCCTGCGCGAGTCCGAACTCAAGGAGCTGCGCGACCGGGCCGAGAAGGCGTCGCGCTTCGACATGGGCGAGGCGACCCGCAGGGCCATCGATCCCGACGGTGCGCTGGAGCGGGCGACATCGCCCGTGAGCCTGGAGGATGACGCCCCGGCGGCCCGGGCCGCGGCTGCGGATGCGCCGGCCACGGCGCCGGCAGCCTCTGCGTCTCCGGCGTCGCAGACCCCGCCTCCCGCAGTTCCGGCCCCCACGGATGCCACGCCTGCCGCACCGGTCGGGGCCAAGCCCGCCACGCCCGCTACGGCACCGGCGGCGCCGGCCGCGACACCTGACGATGCCACGACCCCGAAGGCCTGA
- the tatC gene encoding twin-arginine translocase subunit TatC: MATHDDDDEVENSKAPLLEHLIELRNRLIYSVVALLIAFGVCYMFAEDIFGFLVEPLAKVLGHDKRLIYTGLTEAFFTYVKVSFYAALFISFPIIASQLYMFVAPGLYRNERKAFMPFLVATPFLFVLGAALAYYFVFPLAWGFFAGFQTTGSETSMAIELEAKVDQYLSLVLALIFAFGLAFQLPVALSLLVRAGLVSAEALAKKRRFAIVIVFLAAAVMTPPDLISQVSLAVPLLILYEISIFIARRIERARAEREKAEEAELAAALADKDDSGA, encoded by the coding sequence ATGGCGACCCATGACGACGACGACGAGGTAGAAAACTCCAAGGCGCCGCTGCTCGAACACCTGATCGAGCTTCGCAACCGACTGATCTATTCGGTCGTGGCGCTGCTGATCGCCTTCGGCGTCTGCTACATGTTCGCCGAGGATATCTTCGGCTTCCTGGTCGAGCCGCTTGCCAAGGTGCTCGGCCACGACAAACGTCTGATCTATACCGGCCTGACCGAGGCTTTCTTCACCTATGTGAAGGTCTCATTCTACGCCGCGCTGTTCATCTCGTTCCCGATCATCGCATCCCAGCTCTACATGTTCGTGGCGCCGGGGCTCTATCGGAACGAGCGCAAGGCGTTCATGCCCTTCCTGGTCGCGACGCCGTTCCTGTTCGTCCTTGGCGCGGCGCTGGCCTATTACTTCGTCTTCCCGCTCGCCTGGGGCTTCTTCGCCGGCTTCCAGACCACGGGCTCCGAAACCAGCATGGCGATCGAGCTGGAAGCCAAGGTCGACCAGTATCTGTCGCTGGTGCTGGCCCTGATCTTCGCCTTCGGTCTCGCCTTCCAGCTGCCGGTGGCGCTGAGCCTGCTGGTGCGCGCCGGGTTGGTGAGCGCCGAGGCGCTGGCCAAGAAGCGGCGATTTGCGATCGTCATCGTGTTCCTGGCGGCGGCCGTGATGACACCGCCTGATCTGATCAGCCAGGTGTCGCTGGCCGTGCCGCTGCTGATCCTCTACGAGATTTCGATCTTCATCGCCCGGCGGATCGAAAGGGCGCGGGCGGAGCGCGAGAAGGCCGAGGAGGCGGAACTCGCTGCAGCACTGGCCGACAAGGACGACAGCGGCGCTTGA
- the serS gene encoding serine--tRNA ligase, translated as MHDIRLLRDAPDAFDAALARRGLDASSERLVALDERRRALIRELQELQTRRNVASKEIGQIKRNGGDATALVAEVQAIKERMPELEAEEAALGRELDEALSSLPNQLDADVPDGPDETANVELRRWGTPRSFDFAPRAHYELGEMMAAGPVLKAMDFERAAKLSGARFVVLAGQMARLERALAQFMLDLHTGAHGFLEVQPPLLVGTDALYGTGQLPKFAEDLFRTTDDRWLIPTSEVPLTNLVAGEILDEAALPLRLTALTPCFRSEAGSAGRDTRGMLRQHQFSKVEMVSITTAEASRDEQEYMTACAEKVLQLLELPYRVVVLCAGDTGFAAARTHDIEVWVPAQNTYREISSVSNTRDFQARRMKARCRKAGERDTRFVHTLNGSGVAVGRALIALVENHQQADGSIRIPEALRPYLGGAEIVGA; from the coding sequence ATGCACGACATACGCCTTCTGCGCGATGCGCCAGACGCCTTCGACGCCGCTCTTGCTCGTCGTGGCCTCGATGCGTCGTCGGAGCGTCTCGTGGCGCTCGACGAACGGCGCCGCGCCCTGATCCGCGAATTGCAGGAATTGCAGACCCGGCGCAATGTCGCCTCCAAGGAAATCGGCCAGATCAAGCGCAACGGCGGCGATGCCACGGCGCTGGTTGCCGAGGTTCAGGCGATCAAGGAGCGGATGCCGGAACTGGAAGCCGAAGAGGCGGCGCTTGGCCGCGAACTCGACGAAGCACTCTCCAGCCTGCCCAACCAGCTGGATGCAGATGTGCCCGATGGGCCGGACGAGACGGCCAATGTCGAGCTGCGCCGGTGGGGCACGCCCCGATCCTTCGATTTCGCGCCCCGCGCCCATTATGAACTGGGCGAGATGATGGCCGCCGGCCCGGTGCTGAAGGCGATGGATTTCGAGCGCGCGGCGAAGCTGTCCGGCGCACGTTTCGTGGTTCTGGCCGGCCAGATGGCGCGGCTTGAACGGGCACTGGCGCAGTTCATGCTCGACCTGCATACGGGCGCGCATGGCTTTCTTGAGGTGCAGCCGCCGCTTCTGGTCGGTACGGATGCCCTCTATGGCACCGGACAGCTGCCCAAATTCGCCGAAGACCTGTTCCGCACCACCGATGATCGCTGGCTGATCCCGACCTCTGAAGTGCCGCTGACCAATCTTGTGGCGGGCGAGATCCTGGACGAGGCCGCATTGCCGCTGAGGCTGACGGCGCTGACCCCATGCTTCCGGTCCGAAGCCGGATCTGCCGGCCGTGACACCCGCGGCATGCTGCGTCAGCACCAGTTTTCGAAGGTGGAGATGGTATCCATCACCACCGCCGAAGCCTCGCGCGACGAGCAGGAGTACATGACGGCCTGCGCCGAAAAGGTCCTCCAGCTGCTGGAACTTCCCTATCGGGTGGTCGTGCTGTGCGCGGGCGATACCGGTTTTGCCGCGGCACGCACCCACGATATCGAGGTCTGGGTGCCCGCGCAGAACACCTATCGTGAAATCTCCAGCGTTTCGAACACCCGCGATTTCCAGGCGCGGCGGATGAAAGCCCGCTGTCGCAAGGCCGGCGAGCGTGACACCCGCTTCGTCCACACGCTCAACGGTTCGGGCGTGGCGGTGGGCCGCGCATTGATCGCGCTGGTCGAAAACCATCAGCAGGCGGATGGCAGCATCCGCATTCCCGAGGCGCTGCGCCCCTATCTTGGCGGTGCCGAGATCGTCGGCGCCTGA
- the surE gene encoding 5'/3'-nucleotidase SurE, whose product MRILISNDDGINAPGIAILEQIARELSDDVWVVAPETDQSGVSHSLTIHNPLRVRKIADKRYGVSGTPTDCVLIATRRLMHETAPDLVLSGVNRGANLGEDVHYSGTIAAAKEATLLGLQAIAMSQVFVDPQDVPWRTARAHGPALVEKLIATKWPKGVLVNVNYPPVEPEAVTGVKVVSQGQRVLGEMIVEGRDPRGVPYYWIGGLRRDGHETEGTDLSVIRKGAISVTPLHIDLTARDYMGALEDVLGA is encoded by the coding sequence GTGCGCATCCTGATCAGCAACGACGACGGCATCAACGCCCCCGGGATCGCGATCCTGGAGCAGATCGCGCGCGAGCTGTCCGACGACGTCTGGGTCGTCGCCCCTGAAACCGATCAGAGCGGCGTGTCGCATTCGTTGACCATCCACAACCCGCTGCGGGTGCGCAAGATCGCCGACAAGCGCTATGGCGTCAGCGGCACGCCCACCGATTGCGTGCTCATCGCCACCCGGCGGCTGATGCACGAGACCGCGCCGGATCTGGTGCTCTCGGGCGTCAACCGCGGCGCCAATCTGGGCGAGGATGTGCATTATTCAGGCACCATCGCCGCCGCCAAGGAAGCCACGTTGCTCGGCCTGCAGGCGATCGCGATGAGCCAGGTCTTCGTCGACCCGCAGGACGTGCCGTGGCGCACGGCTCGTGCTCATGGCCCCGCGCTGGTCGAGAAGCTGATCGCCACCAAATGGCCCAAGGGCGTGCTGGTCAATGTCAACTATCCCCCGGTCGAGCCCGAGGCGGTGACCGGCGTCAAGGTCGTCTCGCAGGGCCAGCGCGTGCTGGGCGAGATGATCGTCGAGGGGCGCGATCCGCGCGGCGTGCCGTATTACTGGATCGGCGGCCTGCGCCGCGACGGCCACGAGACCGAGGGCACCGACCTGTCGGTGATCCGCAAGGGCGCCATTTCGGTCACCCCGCTGCATATCGACCTGACCGCCCGCGACTATATGGGCGCGCTTGAGGACGTGCTGGGGGCCTGA
- a CDS encoding protein-L-isoaspartate(D-aspartate) O-methyltransferase, giving the protein METLAEAKIKLLMQLRSAGITDTRVLKAIETVPREIFVPTPLVPKAYANRALPIGQGQTISQPEVVALMTQALELGDRHKVLEIGTGSGYQTAILSRLARRVYTIERHRSLAREAQTRFGELAMHNVVNRIGDGMRGWPEQAPFDRIIVTAASDEVPEELLDQLSIGGLMVMPVGAHGREQRLMKLIRNEDGVDDVEIARVRFVPLMPGVPREDDPGSPAG; this is encoded by the coding sequence ATGGAGACGCTCGCCGAAGCGAAGATCAAGCTGTTGATGCAGCTGCGTTCGGCGGGCATCACCGACACGCGGGTGCTGAAGGCCATCGAGACGGTGCCGCGCGAGATCTTCGTGCCGACGCCGCTGGTGCCCAAGGCCTATGCCAATCGGGCCCTGCCCATCGGGCAGGGCCAGACCATCAGCCAGCCCGAGGTGGTGGCGCTGATGACCCAGGCCCTGGAACTGGGCGACCGGCACAAGGTGCTGGAGATCGGCACCGGTTCGGGATACCAGACCGCGATCCTCTCGCGGCTGGCCCGCCGGGTCTACACGATCGAGCGTCATCGCAGCCTGGCGCGGGAGGCCCAGACCCGCTTCGGCGAACTGGCCATGCACAACGTCGTCAACCGGATCGGCGACGGTATGCGGGGCTGGCCGGAACAGGCACCCTTCGACCGGATCATCGTGACGGCCGCCTCCGACGAGGTGCCGGAAGAACTGCTCGATCAACTGTCGATCGGCGGGCTGATGGTGATGCCGGTCGGGGCGCATGGCCGCGAGCAGCGGCTGATGAAGCTGATTCGCAACGAGGATGGCGTCGACGACGTCGAAATCGCCCGCGTCCGCTTCGTGCCGTTGATGCCCGGCGTGCCGCGTGAAGACGATCCGGGCTCGCCGGCGGGTTGA
- a CDS encoding peptidoglycan DD-metalloendopeptidase family protein translates to MIRPSLPFRQAAAAALVFLVAACAGRDEPAPVDFRGAQPAEIALPAGASEIVVERGDTLYAIARRNNVPLRALIEANHLEPPYTIYPGNRLVLPANRIHTVRQNETLYGISRAYGVEMTALAQANGLQPPYPVSPGQRLVVPEGQGPGTQAAAEAVAAAGPEGRPPSARIDGAETISVSSAVGGTAIASTGGTATGATGISAAPLPPPGTEPSGTETSSAASTTVAPVAAAPVAAGEPATGGAPVTLTPGAETTAPPPAAPAAPAAEPAPQPAPAPAEPPKAEPAPAPAPAAPAQPAAEPAPAPVKAKPVETGDLGPAPKRFVWPVNGRVVSGYGDKAGGLHNDGVNIQAPRGTPIRAAADGVVVYAGSDLKGFGNMLLIRHGGNWLTAYAHAQAVLVDRGQRVKQGEVIARVGSSGNVDQPQLHFELRRGREAVDPERYLPRR, encoded by the coding sequence ATGATCAGACCCAGCCTGCCTTTCCGCCAAGCCGCCGCAGCGGCGCTCGTGTTTCTTGTTGCCGCCTGCGCCGGCCGCGACGAGCCGGCGCCTGTCGATTTTCGCGGTGCCCAGCCTGCGGAAATCGCGCTACCTGCCGGGGCGAGCGAGATCGTCGTGGAGCGGGGCGATACGCTGTATGCCATTGCCCGCCGCAACAATGTGCCGCTCCGGGCGCTGATCGAAGCGAACCATCTGGAACCGCCCTATACCATCTATCCCGGCAACCGGCTGGTGCTGCCGGCCAACCGCATCCACACCGTGCGCCAGAACGAGACGCTCTACGGTATCTCGCGGGCCTATGGTGTGGAGATGACGGCCCTGGCCCAGGCCAACGGGCTGCAGCCGCCCTATCCGGTTTCCCCGGGCCAGCGTCTGGTCGTGCCCGAAGGGCAGGGGCCCGGCACCCAGGCCGCGGCCGAGGCGGTGGCCGCGGCGGGGCCTGAAGGGCGGCCGCCCTCGGCACGTATCGACGGGGCGGAGACGATTTCCGTGTCCTCTGCGGTCGGCGGCACGGCCATCGCTTCGACGGGCGGGACGGCGACCGGCGCCACCGGCATCTCGGCCGCGCCCCTGCCGCCGCCCGGAACTGAGCCGTCCGGGACTGAAACCTCGTCTGCGGCATCGACGACGGTTGCACCTGTCGCGGCGGCGCCGGTTGCCGCCGGTGAGCCCGCGACCGGCGGCGCACCGGTGACGCTGACCCCCGGGGCGGAGACGACCGCGCCGCCGCCTGCGGCACCGGCCGCCCCGGCTGCCGAGCCGGCCCCGCAGCCGGCACCCGCACCGGCCGAGCCGCCGAAGGCGGAACCGGCACCTGCACCCGCACCGGCCGCCCCGGCGCAGCCGGCGGCGGAGCCGGCCCCCGCGCCCGTAAAGGCGAAACCGGTGGAAACGGGCGATCTCGGCCCTGCGCCCAAGCGCTTCGTCTGGCCGGTCAACGGACGGGTGGTCTCAGGTTATGGCGACAAGGCGGGCGGCCTGCACAATGATGGCGTGAACATCCAGGCGCCGCGCGGCACACCCATCCGCGCAGCCGCCGACGGCGTGGTGGTCTATGCCGGCAGCGATCTGAAGGGCTTCGGCAACATGCTGCTGATCCGCCATGGCGGCAACTGGCTGACCGCCTATGCCCATGCCCAGGCGGTGCTGGTGGATCGTGGGCAGCGGGTCAAGCAGGGCGAGGTGATCGCCCGGGTTGGCTCCAGCGGCAATGTCGATCAGCCTCAGCTGCATTTCGAGCTGCGCCGCGGCCGCGAAGCCGTTGATCCCGAACGCTATCTGCCCCGGCGCTGA
- the fabF gene encoding beta-ketoacyl-ACP synthase II, which translates to MRRIVVTGIGVVSPLGQGAPTVWRRLIEGRSGIRALPEAMVHDLPARIAGVVPDAAEDAEGGFDAARTVPPKDHKKMDRFILLAMAAAEEALGQAGWLEASEAERNRTATIIGTGVGGLPAMAEAVRTTDGKGPRRLSPFTVPSFLPNMAAGQVSIRFGLRGPLGAPVTACAASVQAIGDAARLIHSGEADIALAGGAEGCIDRVSLGGFAAARALSTGFNDRPTEASRPFDAARDGFVMGEGAAMLVIEALDHALARGAVPIAELTGYGTSADAHHMTAAPEDGEGAQRAMRAALASARLAPGEIGYLNAHATSTPVGDAGELAAIRAVFGEAAGVSISSTKSATGHLLGAAGAIEAMFSVLALRDGILPPTLNLTDPDPAAAGLDLIGPEARHRSVDHVLSNGFGFGGVNASVVFSRYR; encoded by the coding sequence ATGAGACGCATCGTCGTCACCGGCATCGGCGTGGTCTCGCCGCTCGGCCAGGGCGCCCCCACCGTCTGGCGGCGCCTGATCGAGGGGCGCTCCGGCATTCGCGCCCTGCCCGAGGCCATGGTCCACGATCTGCCGGCCAGGATCGCCGGCGTGGTGCCCGATGCGGCCGAGGATGCCGAGGGCGGGTTCGATGCCGCCCGCACGGTGCCGCCCAAGGACCACAAGAAGATGGATCGCTTCATCCTGCTCGCCATGGCTGCCGCCGAAGAGGCATTGGGCCAGGCCGGCTGGCTGGAGGCCTCGGAGGCCGAGCGCAACCGCACCGCGACCATCATCGGCACCGGCGTCGGCGGCCTGCCCGCCATGGCCGAAGCCGTGCGCACGACCGATGGCAAGGGACCGCGGCGGCTCTCGCCCTTCACCGTGCCGTCCTTCCTGCCCAACATGGCGGCGGGACAGGTTTCGATCCGCTTCGGGCTGCGCGGCCCGCTGGGTGCGCCGGTAACGGCCTGTGCCGCCAGTGTCCAGGCGATCGGCGATGCCGCCCGGCTGATCCATTCGGGCGAGGCCGATATTGCGCTGGCAGGCGGGGCCGAAGGCTGCATCGACCGGGTCAGCCTTGGCGGCTTCGCGGCAGCCCGCGCCCTTTCCACCGGCTTCAACGACCGCCCGACCGAAGCGTCGCGTCCCTTCGATGCGGCGCGCGACGGTTTCGTCATGGGTGAAGGCGCGGCCATGCTGGTGATCGAGGCGCTGGACCATGCCCTGGCACGCGGTGCGGTTCCGATCGCCGAACTCACCGGCTATGGCACCAGTGCCGATGCCCATCACATGACCGCCGCGCCGGAAGACGGTGAAGGCGCCCAGCGGGCGATGCGGGCCGCCCTCGCCTCGGCGCGTCTCGCCCCCGGAGAGATCGGCTATCTGAATGCCCATGCCACTTCCACCCCGGTCGGCGATGCCGGCGAACTGGCAGCGATCCGGGCGGTGTTCGGCGAGGCTGCGGGCGTGTCGATCTCGTCGACCAAATCGGCCACCGGCCATCTGCTCGGTGCCGCCGGCGCAATCGAGGCGATGTTCTCGGTGCTGGCGCTGCGCGACGGCATCCTGCCGCCGACGCTGAACCTCACCGATCCCGATCCGGCCGCGGCCGGGCTGGACCTGATCGGACCCGAAGCACGCCACCGGTCCGTCGATCATGTGCTGTCGAACGGCTTCGGCTTCGGCGGTGTCAACGCCTCGGTGGTCTTCAGCCGCTATCGCTGA
- a CDS encoding TetR family transcriptional regulator — protein sequence MRIPARDRRERLARAAADLFHQRGYDAVSLRDIAAGAGIPAGAVFYHFPTKAALATAAAEAQLNRAEEILSRAAEGRSPEERLTIIAAGLSAGAPLAARYGCPIQRLARDLANGGEAERAARDICIRAATLLRKSVVAELVAGGVAADRAEAAARDFTARWAGGAVLAFLAGDPAPMTDGIAAALNDLRTLLSGSR from the coding sequence ATGCGCATACCTGCCCGAGACCGTCGCGAGCGCCTGGCCCGGGCGGCCGCTGACCTCTTCCATCAGCGGGGGTATGATGCCGTCAGCCTGCGCGACATTGCCGCCGGGGCCGGCATCCCGGCCGGGGCCGTCTTCTACCACTTCCCGACCAAGGCCGCTCTTGCGACCGCAGCGGCTGAAGCGCAACTAAACCGGGCGGAGGAGATTCTGTCCCGGGCGGCGGAGGGCCGCTCTCCGGAAGAGCGGCTGACGATCATTGCCGCCGGGCTCTCGGCCGGTGCACCGCTGGCCGCACGCTATGGCTGCCCGATCCAGCGGCTTGCACGCGATCTGGCCAATGGTGGCGAGGCGGAACGTGCGGCCCGGGATATCTGCATCCGGGCAGCCACCCTGCTGCGCAAGAGCGTGGTCGCCGAACTGGTCGCGGGCGGCGTCGCTGCCGACCGGGCGGAGGCCGCGGCCCGCGATTTCACTGCCCGCTGGGCCGGTGGTGCCGTGCTCGCCTTTCTCGCCGGCGATCCCGCGCCGATGACCGACGGGATCGCCGCAGCCCTTAACGACCTCAGGACGCTGCTGTCCGGGTCAAGATGA
- a CDS encoding ATP-binding protein — translation MTDTASASPDLLSVLDRIASALERMAPPPAAAIDLDAADAFVWVSTNRSLQPVPRVSRVDISLLEGVNLARDQLLDNTRRFAAGLPANNALLWGARGMGKSSLVKAVHAKIVSETPAGSRPLKLIEIHREDISQLPDLLAVLRGGDTRALLFCDDLSFDHDDTDYKSLKAVLDGGIEGRPDEVLFYATSNRRHLMPRDMIDNERSTAINPSEAIEEKVSLSDRFGLWLGFHACDQKTYLAMVHGYVAAYDLGSDKVDVEREALTWAQTRGGRSGRVAWQYIQDLAGRLGRRLETREG, via the coding sequence ATGACCGATACCGCCTCTGCTTCCCCCGACCTTCTGTCGGTGCTCGACCGCATCGCCTCGGCGCTGGAGCGCATGGCGCCGCCGCCCGCCGCCGCGATCGACCTGGACGCCGCCGACGCCTTCGTCTGGGTCTCGACCAATCGCAGCCTGCAGCCGGTCCCCAGGGTCTCCCGGGTCGATATCAGCCTGCTCGAAGGTGTGAACCTGGCACGCGATCAGCTGCTCGACAACACCAGGCGCTTCGCCGCCGGCCTGCCGGCCAACAATGCCCTGCTCTGGGGCGCCCGTGGCATGGGCAAAAGCTCGCTTGTGAAGGCGGTGCACGCGAAGATCGTGTCGGAGACGCCGGCCGGCAGCCGGCCGCTCAAGCTGATCGAGATCCACCGCGAGGACATCTCGCAGCTGCCGGACCTGCTGGCGGTGCTGCGCGGCGGCGATACCCGGGCGCTGCTGTTCTGCGACGATCTGTCCTTCGACCATGACGACACCGACTACAAATCGCTGAAGGCCGTGCTCGACGGCGGCATCGAGGGCCGGCCCGACGAGGTTTTGTTCTACGCCACCTCCAACCGCCGCCATCTGATGCCGCGCGACATGATCGACAACGAGCGCTCGACCGCGATCAACCCGTCGGAAGCGATCGAAGAAAAGGTCTCGCTCTCCGACCGCTTCGGCCTCTGGCTCGGCTTCCATGCCTGCGACCAGAAGACCTATCTGGCCATGGTCCATGGCTATGTCGCCGCCTATGACCTTGGTTCCGACAAGGTCGATGTGGAGCGCGAGGCCCTCACCTGGGCCCAGACCCGCGGCGGAAGGTCGGGTCGCGTGGCCTGGCAGTACATCCAGGATCTGGCCGGCCGCCTCGGCCGACGGCTGGAAACCCGCGAGGGCTGA
- the yajC gene encoding preprotein translocase subunit YajC yields MLISPAYAQAAGADGGAGMLMQLLPLLLIFVVFYFLLIRPQQKKAKQHREMISALRRGDRVVTAGGIVGTIAKVDDDTYATLEIAPDVRVKVMRHTITDKIAATEPARSGRKGKEADEADDADADTEKTGK; encoded by the coding sequence ATGCTCATCTCTCCGGCCTATGCGCAGGCCGCCGGTGCCGACGGCGGTGCCGGCATGCTCATGCAGCTGCTGCCGCTGCTCCTGATCTTCGTCGTCTTCTATTTCCTGCTGATCCGGCCGCAGCAGAAGAAGGCCAAGCAGCACCGCGAGATGATCTCGGCGCTGCGTCGCGGCGACCGTGTGGTGACCGCGGGCGGCATCGTCGGCACCATCGCCAAGGTCGATGACGACACTTACGCCACGCTGGAGATCGCGCCTGACGTGCGCGTGAAGGTGATGCGCCATACCATCACCGACAAGATCGCGGCGACCGAGCCGGCCCGCTCGGGCCGCAAGGGCAAGGAGGCCGACGAGGCCGACGACGCCGACGCCGACACCGAGAAGACCGGGAAGTGA
- the secD gene encoding protein translocase subunit SecD, protein MLQFAKWKTALIIGICLIGVLFTAPNLIGRQTLDALPDWLPKQRLSLGLDLRGGSHLLLEVEMGAVLRERLASVADDVRSKLREDGTGYAAIGVDGDAIVVRARDAADAGRIADAMRSLNAGLDVSTDGGVIRATFTEAEIAHRRDQTLAQSIEVVRRRVDELGTRESSIQRQGDERIIVQLPGVENPGEIKALLGTTAKMSFRLLDPTVSAAEVLSGGRLPPGSELLDGTGPGGQPTRYVVQRRVLVSGERLTDSQPSFQNNEPVVSFRFDSVGARRFGEATQQNVGRNLAIVLDEKVISAPVIREPILGGSGVISGTFTVQEANNLAVLLRAGALPAPLTVIEERTVGPDLGADAIARGEFASVLAFVLVIAFMAFYYRRLGIYADIALLANLVLLLGALSALQATLTLPGIAGIVLTMGMAVDANVLIYERIREERAAGRSVIASVEAGFKGAMTTIIDSNLTTLIAAALLFQFGSGPVKGFAVTLSIGILTTLFSAVFVTRLLVASWLHRARPKTLAL, encoded by the coding sequence ATGCTGCAATTCGCCAAGTGGAAGACGGCGCTGATCATCGGCATCTGCCTGATCGGCGTTCTCTTCACCGCCCCGAACCTGATCGGCCGGCAGACGCTGGATGCGCTGCCCGACTGGCTGCCCAAACAGCGCCTCAGCCTGGGGCTCGACCTGCGCGGCGGCTCGCATCTGCTGCTCGAAGTCGAGATGGGGGCGGTGCTGCGTGAGCGCCTGGCCTCGGTGGCCGATGATGTGCGGTCGAAGCTGCGCGAAGACGGAACCGGTTACGCGGCGATCGGCGTCGATGGTGACGCCATCGTGGTCCGGGCGCGTGATGCCGCCGATGCCGGCAGGATCGCGGATGCCATGCGCAGCCTGAATGCCGGGCTCGACGTGTCGACCGATGGCGGCGTGATCCGCGCCACCTTCACCGAGGCCGAGATCGCCCATCGCCGCGACCAGACGCTCGCCCAGTCGATCGAGGTCGTGCGTCGGCGCGTCGATGAACTCGGCACCCGGGAAAGCTCGATTCAGCGCCAGGGCGACGAGCGGATCATCGTTCAGCTGCCCGGCGTCGAGAATCCGGGCGAGATCAAGGCCCTGCTCGGTACCACCGCGAAGATGAGCTTCCGCCTGCTCGACCCCACGGTCAGCGCGGCCGAGGTGCTCTCAGGCGGCCGTCTGCCGCCGGGCTCGGAACTGCTCGACGGCACCGGCCCCGGCGGTCAGCCGACCAGATATGTGGTCCAGCGGCGGGTTCTGGTCTCGGGCGAACGCCTGACCGACAGCCAGCCCAGCTTCCAGAACAACGAGCCGGTGGTCAGCTTCCGCTTCGACAGCGTCGGCGCCCGCCGTTTCGGCGAGGCCACCCAGCAGAATGTCGGTCGCAACCTGGCGATCGTGCTCGACGAGAAGGTGATCAGCGCACCGGTGATCCGCGAGCCCATCCTGGGCGGATCGGGCGTCATCTCCGGAACCTTCACGGTTCAGGAAGCCAACAATCTGGCCGTCCTGCTGCGTGCCGGTGCTCTGCCGGCGCCGCTGACCGTGATCGAAGAGCGCACCGTCGGCCCGGACCTCGGTGCCGACGCCATTGCCCGTGGTGAATTCGCGAGCGTGCTGGCCTTCGTTCTGGTCATTGCCTTCATGGCGTTCTACTACCGCCGGCTCGGCATCTATGCCGATATCGCCCTGCTCGCCAATCTGGTGCTGCTGCTGGGGGCCCTGTCGGCCCTGCAGGCGACGCTGACCCTGCCGGGTATCGCCGGCATCGTGCTGACGATGGGCATGGCGGTCGACGCCAATGTGCTGATCTATGAGCGTATCCGCGAGGAACGCGCTGCCGGCCGATCCGTGATCGCCTCGGTGGAGGCCGGCTTCAAGGGGGCGATGACCACCATCATCGACAGCAACCTCACCACGCTGATTGCCGCGGCGCTGCTGTTCCAGTTCGGCTCGGGCCCCGTTAAGGGCTTCGCGGTCACGCTGTCGATCGGCATTCTGACCACGCTGTTCAGCGCCGTGTTCGTGACCCGCCTGCTTGTGGCCAGCTGGCTGCATCGGGCGCGTCCGAAGACCCTTGCCCTCTGA